The following proteins come from a genomic window of Solea solea chromosome 3, fSolSol10.1, whole genome shotgun sequence:
- the LOC131457237 gene encoding uncharacterized protein LOC131457237 isoform X1 — protein sequence MDMYRDETEFTDMEMIQTVVGMFEGNRRMQRIVRYGLLGLEYEDEDTVDYDGWVHEPHNFHGCQRLSDAMGSDRFRGSTTRSSHSVVQPPIHYYIPAHEPPLSARLPSNESDAERNARLLEEVKQNEEKAQKKRLKKQKQKKRKQLEKEKQNAVKSEEGKTDVQQSDTGESKAADKKSKDDKSSSVDQLASGKDTDGSEDETDGDGSDEDGSFDSEDLDMTSTFVTKAALIVKRKLEQKPQHENKEKKTPVKECKTVPEKAKEKPEVEKKESAAHSIPTIEDNIRISTELAVIGNRFASSGDFNMAVKYFTNAIKYNPTEFKLFGNRSFCFEKMQVYEKALADAELCLNMCPGWVKGLFRKGRALAGLKRYEEAAQAFNEVLRLESSYAEAAQELMRVQIMQLMEYGFTREQSSNALIIHGTVKKALAVLSTLNHQPGANYNALPPAQVVNVTGVSPVLSANTNPAAAAAPPPHPPQSQDAPTTSLKHKPLGPIQNMSNVQNHLRPTPNMAVRSSNENSQPPPELFPVWVGNLFYPVSDSVLTNLFNKAGDVYSVKVLAFKRCAFVNFTKQEFCDEAIRKFHGFELNGMKIAVRYPDRIPYGMGISRSALRADDLQNESVGQYTLGGRRHVRPQRCEDRDSDKN from the exons ATGGACATGTACAGAGACGAGACGG AGTTTACGGACATGGAAATGATT CAAACGGTTGTGGGCATGTTCGAGGGTAATCGTCGTATGCAAAGGATAGTGAGATATGGTCTTCTGG GTCTGGAATATGAAGACGAGGATACAGTTGATTATGACGGCTGGGTGCATGAGCCTCATAATTTCCATGGTTGCCAAAGACTTTCTGATGCCATGGGTAGCGACAGATTCAGAGGCAGCACTACAAGGTCATCCCACTCTGTTGTCCAGCCTCCCATTCATTATTACATTCCAGCTCATGAACCTCCTCTCTCAGCTCGTCTTCCGTCAAATGAGAGC GATGCTGAAAGAAATGCCAGGTTACTGgaagaagtgaaacaaaatgaagaaaaggctCAAAAGAAACGGCTTAAGAAGCAG aaacaaaagaaaagaaaacagcttgagaaggaaaaacagaatgCTGTAAAAAGTGAAGAG GGAAAAACTGATGTGCAGCAATCTGATACAGGGGAGAGTAAAGCAGCTGACAAGAAATCCAAAGATGATAAAAGTTCCAGTGTTGACCAGTTGGCCTCGGGTAAAGATACAGACGGCAGTGAAGATGAAACTGATGGTGATGGTAGTGACGAGGATGGCTCCTTTGACTCTGAG GACCTGGATATGACGAGTACATTTGTGACTAAAGCCGCTCTCATAGTCAAGCGTAAATTAGAGCAGAAACCACAGCATGAGAACAAGGAGAAAAAGACGCCGGTTAAAGAATGTAAAACAGTCCCTGAGAAGGCGAAGGAAAAACCAGAGGTTGAAAAAAAG GAATCTGCCGCCCATAGTATCCCCACCATTGAAGATAATATTAGAATTAGTACAGAGCTTGCAG TTATCGGAAATAGGTTTGCAAGTTCTGGAGACTTTAATATGGCTGTGAAGTACTTCACTAATGCAATAAAGTACAATCCTACTGAGTTTAA ATTGTTCGGCAATCGTTCCTTTTGTTTTGAGAAGATGCAAGTATATGAAAAGGCGCTGGCTGATGCAGAGTTGTGCCTCAATATGTGTCCAGGCTGGGTTAAAGGCCTGTTTAGGAAGGGCAGAGCTCTGGCTGGATTAAAG AGGTATGAGGAAGCTGCCCAGGCCTTTAATGAAGTCCTCAGGCTGGAAAGTTCATATGCAGAAGCTGCGCAGGAACTAATGCGAGTGCAAATCATGCAACTAATG GAGTATGGTTTTACACGGGAGCAGAGTTCAAATGCATTAATTATTCATGGAACAGTTAAAAAAGCGTTAGCTGTGTTGTCTACATTAAACCATCAACCAG GGGCTAATTATAATGCTCTCCCACCAGCTCAAGTAGTGAACGTCACCGGAGTCTCACCAGTTCTTTCAGCAAACACaaaccctgcagcagcagcggctcctcctcctcatcctcctcagtCCCAGGACGCACCAACAACATCACTTAAACACAAACCTTTAGGCCCGATACAGAATATGTCAAATGTCCAGAATCATCTCAGGCCCACTCCCAATATGGCTGTGAGGAGTAGTAATGAAAACAGTCAGCCACCACC GGAGTTGTTTCCAGTTTGGGTGGGAAACTTGTTTTACCCCGTGTCTGATTCTGTGTTAACCAACCTGTTTAACAA GGCCGGGGACGTCTATAGTGTGAAGGTTCTGGCTTTCAAACGTTGCGCCTTTGTAAACTTTACAAAACAGGAGTTTTGTGACGAGGCGATCAGGAAATTTCAT GGCTTTGAGCTGAACGGGATGAAGATTGCTGTGAGATACCCAGACAGGATTCCTTACGGCATGGGTATTTCAAGATCTGCCCTCAGAGCCGACGACCTGCAGAATGAAAGTGTGGG ACAGTATACACTTGGCGGTCGAAGACATGTACGCCCTCAAAggtgtgaggacagagacagcgACAAGAACTGA
- the LOC131457237 gene encoding uncharacterized protein LOC131457237 isoform X2, translating into MDMYRDETEFTDMEMIQTVVGMFEGNRRMQRIVRYGLLGLEYEDEDTVDYDGWVHEPHNFHGCQRLSDAMGSDRFRGSTTRSSHSVVQPPIHYYIPAHEPPLSARLPSNESDAERNARLLEEVKQNEEKAQKKRLKKQKQKKRKQLEKEKQNAVKSEEGKTDVQQSDTGESKAADKKSKDDKSSSVDQLASGKDTDGSEDETDGDGSDEDGSFDSEDLDMTSTFVTKAALIVKRKLEQKPQHENKEKKTPVKECKTVPEKAKEKPEVEKKESAAHSIPTIEDNIRISTELAVIGNRFASSGDFNMAVKYFTNAIKYNPTEFKLFGNRSFCFEKMQVYEKALADAELCLNMCPGWVKGLFRKGRALAGLKRYEEAAQAFNEVLRLESSYAEAAQELMRVQIMQLMEYGFTREQSSNALIIHGTVKKALAVLSTLNHQPAQVVNVTGVSPVLSANTNPAAAAAPPPHPPQSQDAPTTSLKHKPLGPIQNMSNVQNHLRPTPNMAVRSSNENSQPPPELFPVWVGNLFYPVSDSVLTNLFNKAGDVYSVKVLAFKRCAFVNFTKQEFCDEAIRKFHGFELNGMKIAVRYPDRIPYGMGISRSALRADDLQNESVGQYTLGGRRHVRPQRCEDRDSDKN; encoded by the exons ATGGACATGTACAGAGACGAGACGG AGTTTACGGACATGGAAATGATT CAAACGGTTGTGGGCATGTTCGAGGGTAATCGTCGTATGCAAAGGATAGTGAGATATGGTCTTCTGG GTCTGGAATATGAAGACGAGGATACAGTTGATTATGACGGCTGGGTGCATGAGCCTCATAATTTCCATGGTTGCCAAAGACTTTCTGATGCCATGGGTAGCGACAGATTCAGAGGCAGCACTACAAGGTCATCCCACTCTGTTGTCCAGCCTCCCATTCATTATTACATTCCAGCTCATGAACCTCCTCTCTCAGCTCGTCTTCCGTCAAATGAGAGC GATGCTGAAAGAAATGCCAGGTTACTGgaagaagtgaaacaaaatgaagaaaaggctCAAAAGAAACGGCTTAAGAAGCAG aaacaaaagaaaagaaaacagcttgagaaggaaaaacagaatgCTGTAAAAAGTGAAGAG GGAAAAACTGATGTGCAGCAATCTGATACAGGGGAGAGTAAAGCAGCTGACAAGAAATCCAAAGATGATAAAAGTTCCAGTGTTGACCAGTTGGCCTCGGGTAAAGATACAGACGGCAGTGAAGATGAAACTGATGGTGATGGTAGTGACGAGGATGGCTCCTTTGACTCTGAG GACCTGGATATGACGAGTACATTTGTGACTAAAGCCGCTCTCATAGTCAAGCGTAAATTAGAGCAGAAACCACAGCATGAGAACAAGGAGAAAAAGACGCCGGTTAAAGAATGTAAAACAGTCCCTGAGAAGGCGAAGGAAAAACCAGAGGTTGAAAAAAAG GAATCTGCCGCCCATAGTATCCCCACCATTGAAGATAATATTAGAATTAGTACAGAGCTTGCAG TTATCGGAAATAGGTTTGCAAGTTCTGGAGACTTTAATATGGCTGTGAAGTACTTCACTAATGCAATAAAGTACAATCCTACTGAGTTTAA ATTGTTCGGCAATCGTTCCTTTTGTTTTGAGAAGATGCAAGTATATGAAAAGGCGCTGGCTGATGCAGAGTTGTGCCTCAATATGTGTCCAGGCTGGGTTAAAGGCCTGTTTAGGAAGGGCAGAGCTCTGGCTGGATTAAAG AGGTATGAGGAAGCTGCCCAGGCCTTTAATGAAGTCCTCAGGCTGGAAAGTTCATATGCAGAAGCTGCGCAGGAACTAATGCGAGTGCAAATCATGCAACTAATG GAGTATGGTTTTACACGGGAGCAGAGTTCAAATGCATTAATTATTCATGGAACAGTTAAAAAAGCGTTAGCTGTGTTGTCTACATTAAACCATCAACCAG CTCAAGTAGTGAACGTCACCGGAGTCTCACCAGTTCTTTCAGCAAACACaaaccctgcagcagcagcggctcctcctcctcatcctcctcagtCCCAGGACGCACCAACAACATCACTTAAACACAAACCTTTAGGCCCGATACAGAATATGTCAAATGTCCAGAATCATCTCAGGCCCACTCCCAATATGGCTGTGAGGAGTAGTAATGAAAACAGTCAGCCACCACC GGAGTTGTTTCCAGTTTGGGTGGGAAACTTGTTTTACCCCGTGTCTGATTCTGTGTTAACCAACCTGTTTAACAA GGCCGGGGACGTCTATAGTGTGAAGGTTCTGGCTTTCAAACGTTGCGCCTTTGTAAACTTTACAAAACAGGAGTTTTGTGACGAGGCGATCAGGAAATTTCAT GGCTTTGAGCTGAACGGGATGAAGATTGCTGTGAGATACCCAGACAGGATTCCTTACGGCATGGGTATTTCAAGATCTGCCCTCAGAGCCGACGACCTGCAGAATGAAAGTGTGGG ACAGTATACACTTGGCGGTCGAAGACATGTACGCCCTCAAAggtgtgaggacagagacagcgACAAGAACTGA